The DNA region CCTGCGGTGGCGACACGCCGCAGGCGGTGTTCCCCGCCCTCAAGGCCGAGGGCTTCACCTCGGTGGTGAACCTCCGGCTCGGCCACGAGCCGGGCGTGGCCGAGGAGGCCGCGGTCGTCGAGGCGGTCGGCCTCCGGTATCACCACATCCCGATGACGCCGACGGCGCCCGAGGCCGAGGCCGCCGACCGGTTCCTCGAGGTCATCGCCGACTCGTCGAACCAGCCGGTGTACATCCATTGCGCCTCCGCCAACCGGGTGGGCGCCGTGTGGGCGATCAAGCGCGTCGTGCAGGACGGCTGGGACCGCGAGCGCGCCATCGCCGAGGCCCAGGCGATCGGCATGAAGAGCCCGGTGATGCTCGATTTCGTGACGCGGTACCTCGACGCATACAGGTAGGGCGCGGTGTCTCACCGCGCCGTTAGTACGCCGGGCACGCGCTAAGATCGCGCGTGTCCTTTCCCGACATCCCCCGCACCGTCGGTCCGCTCGGCGACATGCCGGCCGAGGAGTTCCGCGCCGCCGGTCACGCCCTCGTCGACTGGATCGCCGAGTACCTCGCGACCGCCGAGCGCTACCCCGTGATGTCGCAGGTGGAACCGGGGGCCCTCGCGCGCGCCCTCCCCGCCAGCGCGCCTCTCCACGGCGAGCCGATCGGCGTCGTCCTCGACGACGTGGAGCGGCAGATCGTGCCGGCGCTCACGCACTGGAACAGCCCGACGTTCTTCGGCTACTTCTCGATCTGCGCGAGCGGTCCGGGCATCCTCGCCGACTTCCTGTCGTCGGCGCTCAATCAACAGGCGATGCTGTGGCGCACGTCGCCGGCGGCCACCGAGCTCGAGGCGGTGTCGCTGTCATGGTTGCGGCAGTTGATGGGCCTGCCCGCCACGTTCGAGGGCGTCATCTACGACACCGCGTCGATCTCCACGCTGCATGCGCTGGCGGCCGCACGGGAGCGCGCGCTCCCCGGGGTGCGGCGCACCGGGCTCGAAGGGCGGGAGGACGCGCACGGCCTGCGCGTGTACTGCTCCGACCAGGCGCATTCGTCGGTGGACAAGGCGGTGATTCTGCTCGGCCTCGGGCACGACGCCGTGGTCCGGATCCCCAGCGACGAGGCGTTCCGGATGCGCCCGGAAGCGCTTGCCGCTCGCGTCGCCGCCGACCGCGCTGCCGGACTCCACCCGCTCGCCGTGGTGGCGACCACCGGCACCACCTCGACGACGAGCGTCGATCCAGTGGCGGCGATCGCCGACGTGTGCCAGCGCGAGGGCCTGTGGCTGCACGTCGATGCGGCGTACGGGGGCGCCGCGGCGCTGCTGCCGGAGATGGCCTGGGTGCTCGAGGGCGCCGACCGGGCCGACTCGCTCGTCGTCAACCCGCACAAGTGGATGCTCACGCCGTTCGACCTCAGCGTGCTGTTCTGCCGCCACATGGACCTGCTGCGCGAGGCGTTCTCGCTGGTGCCGGAGTACCTGAGGACGAGCGAGGCGCCCGAGGTCCGCAACCTGATGGACACGGGCGTGCAGCTCGGGCGTCGATTCCGATCGCTGAAGCTGTGGTTCGTCCTGCGGTACTTCGGCGCCGACGGCATGCGCACGCGCATCGCCGAGCACGTCCGGCTGGCCTCGTTGCTCGCCGGTTGGGTGGACGCCGACCCTGCCTTCGAGCGCGTCGCACCGACGCCGATGAGCGTGGTCTGTTTCCGTGCCCGTCCGGAATCACTACAGAACGATCCGGCTGCGCTCGATACGTTGAACGAGCGGCTGCTGCTCGAGCTGAACGCGGGCGGCCGGATCTTCCTCTCGCACACGAAACTGCGCGACGCGTTCGTCCTGCGCTTCGCCATCGGGCACGCGCGCACCACGGAATCGCACGTGGCCGACGCGTGGGCGCTGATCAGGACGACCGCGGCAAGCCTCATCTGAACGTCGTCCCGGTGCCCGCTGAACCGGAACCCCGGCCCAGGCCCCGTCGCCCGGTGCCCGTCGCCCGGTGCCCGGTACCCGGTACCCGGTGCCCGAGACTTTCGGCATCCCCTTTGCTAGGAGTACTGCGTGAGCGTTCGTCGCTGGCTATGTTCGTCGGTCGTCGTGTGTGCCCTGGTGGCCATGCCCGCAGCGGCGTCGGCCGACATCCTGTTGACCCCGTTTGCGGGCGTCAGCTTCCTCGAGCAGGAGAAGAAGCCACTGACCTACGGCGTCGGCCTGTCGCTCGGCGGCCTCATCGGCATCGAGGGCGAGATCGCGCGGGTCAGCCTGGCCGAGCAGGGCATCGTCGGCACGTCGGTGAGCCTCGAGACGAACCTCACGACGTACATGGGCAACCTCGTCCTGCGGCTGCCCGTCGGGTCGGTGCAGCCCTACGCCACCGGGGGACTGGGGCTGATCAAGGTGTCGGGCGACGTCGACGCCGCCTACCTGGGCAACGTGCTCAGCGTGAGCGGCAGCGAGCTCGGCATGAACTTCGGCGGTGGGTTGTACGTGTTCCTCGGCGACAACCTCGGCATCCGCGGCGACGTGCGCTACTTCCGCACGATCGGCGAGGTGACGCTCGAGGACATCACCGACTTCGGCGGGTTCGACGACCTGCCGGTGCCGCAGTTCGACTTCTGGCGAGCCACCGCTGGCGTCACGCTGAAGTTCTGAAGGCCTGCAATTTCAGAATTTCAGACGTTCGGAATTTCACACCGGTTCGTGGGCGTCGACCTTGAGGTCGACGCATGACCACTCCACGCGCACTGGAGGTGCGCTTTCATATGAAGAAGCTGTTGCTGTCCTCGCTCGCCCTCACCCTGCTCGCCGCCGCGCCCGTCGCGGCGCAGACGCGCGGTATCGTCACGCCCTTCGTCGGCGTCACCACCGATACCCCGACCGACGAGAACCGCACCGTGTACGGCGGATCGATTGGCGTGCTCGGCCCGATCTTCGGCTTCGAGGCCGACTTCGGCTACACGCCGAACTTCTTCGAGTTCGAGGACGACTTCGGCGAGCTCGACTCCGAGGGCAGCGTCACGACGGCGATGGGCAACCTGCTGGTCGCCACGCCGGGGCGCTTCCGCGTGTACGGCACGGTGGGCGCCGGCCTGATGCGGTCGAACCTCAAGCTGCTCGACTTCTTCGACGACCTGTCGAGCAACGACTTCGGGATCAACTACGGCGGCGGCCTGATGGTGTTCGTGACCGACAACGTCGGCATCCGCGGCGACATCCGCCAGTTCCGCAGCCTGCAGAACGACGACCTCGGCGACGACTTCCCGGAGCCGGGCGACTTCGACCTCGGCGACTTCAAGTTCTGGCGCGCGACGGCCGGCGTCAGCTTCAGGTTCTGACGCGTGCACCGGCAATTTGAATTTGAAATTTGAAATTGCCGGGTCAAGATGACGGCGTGCACCTGCCGCGCCGCATCACCGACATCCAGCCGCCCGTCATCCCGATCCTCGGCGAGTGGATCCGGTCCAATCCCGGAACCATCTCGCTGGGGCAGGGCATCACCTCGTACGGGCCGCCGCCTGAAGCCATGCAGGCGGTGCAGTCGTTCGGCTCGACGCTGGCCGAGCACCGGTACGGGCCCGTGGAGGGGCAGCCCGAGCTGCTCGCGATCCTCCGCGACAAGCTGACGCGCGAGAACGGCCTCGACCTGACCGGCCGTCGCGTGATCGTCACCTCGGGCGGCAACATGGCGTTCCTGAACGCCGTCCTGGCGGTGACCGACCCCGGCGACGAGGTCATCCTGCCGGTGCCGTTCTACTTCAATCACGAGATGGCGCTGACGATGATCGGGTGCCGGGCCGTCGGCGTGCCGACCGACGCGCGCTACCAGCTCGATCTCCCGGCGCTGCGCCGGGCGATCACGCCGCGCACCCGGGCGATCGTCACGATCTCGCCCAACAACCCCACCGGTGCGGTGTACCCGGAGGCCGACCTGCGTGCCGTCAACGTGATGTGCGCCGAGCACGGCCTCGTGCACGTCACCGACGAGGTGTACGAGTACTTCACGTACGGCCAGGCGCAGCACTACTCGCCCGGGAGCGATCCGGCAAGCCGGCCGCACACGATCTCGATGTTCTCGCTGTCGAAGGCATACGGGTTCGCGAGCTGGCGCATCGGCTACATGGTGGTGCCCGACGAGCTGTTCGACGCGGTCAACAAGATCCAGGACACCAACCTGATCTGTCCGCCGCTGGTATGCCAGGCCGCGGCGGCGGGCGCGCTGCGGGTCGGTCGCCCGTACACCGAACCGCACGTCGCCGCGCTCGACGTGGTGCGCCGCGAGGTGCACGAGACGCTGCGCGGGCTCGGTGATCTGGTGGAGGCCCCCGGCACCGACGGCGCGTTCTACGTGCTGCTGCGGGTGAAGACCGACCTCGATGCGTTCACGCTCACCCGTCGCCTGATCGAGCGGCACAAGGTGGCCGTGGTGCCCGGCAGCGCATTCGGGGTCACCGACAGGTGCGCGCTGCGCATCTCGTTCGGCGCGCTGGACCGCGAGTCGGTGGCCGCCGGGATGGCGAGGTTGGTGGAGGGCCTGCGCGCGGAGGCGTAGGACGAGTCTCAGGGCTCAGGGCTCAGGGCTCAGAAGGCATTCTGATGCTGCAGCTGCGCTGAATGCTCTCTGAGCCTCGAGCCTGCAGCCTTGAGCCTGCGTCATGCCGCGTCCGCCGTGCGGCCCGAGTAGACATCCCAGGCGCGGATGACGGCGCGGAGCGTGCGGGCGCGGGCCTCGAGCGAGGCGACGTCGGCAGACTGGTGGCGGTCGGGGTGCGACTCGCGGACCAGCCGGCGGTAGGCGCTGCGGATCTCCTCGTCGCTGGCGCCGTCCGTGAGGTTGGCGCCGAGGCGGTTCAGCAGGGAGATGCCGAGCCGCTCGCGGGCGGTGCGGGGGCGGACCGCGGACAGGTTCGCGCTCGAGCCACCACGCGCCGGTCGCGACGCGGTTTCCTCCCCGCGCGGCTGCCCGGCCGGCGCTGCAGTCGCCATGTGCGGATAGCGCGCCGAGAGGACCTGCGCCGACACGACGCGCAGCGGCTCGAGGCGATGCACCCAGGTCGGGCTCACGATCGACGGCTCCCGCCCGCCGAGCACCACCGGAGGCGGCACGTCAGCAAGCTTGTTGAGCAGCACGTCCGCAAACCCGAGCCGGGCACCCATGGAGAGGGGATCGGCCGAAGGACACGGCGCTTGAACGGGGGGCGTACGGCTTACGGCTCAGGGTTTAGGGCTCAGGGCTCAGAAAGCATGCTGATCAAGCAAGTCGTCGGACGTAGCCGTCGGCCTCGGCCGACGGGGGCGTCAGGGCTGGGGAGCAGGCTCGAAGCGGAAGATCCCTACCTCCAGCTCCCGGGTCGCGCCTGGCGGGAGATCCCCCAGCTCGATCGGGCCGAAGGCGACGCGCTTCAGTGCCGTCACCTCGTGGCCCGTGGCGGCGAACATGCGGCGAATCTCGCGGTTCCTGCCCTCGTCGAGCACCACGGTGAGGTGTGTCTCCCGGCGTGATCGCTTGCGCACGGCGACCTCACGCGGCCGCAGGGTCTCGCCCTGATCAACCACGCCCTCGGCAAGCAGGCGCGCGACCGTCGCGTCGGCCAACTCGCCACGCACCGTCACCAGGTAGGTCCGGAGCACGCCGGTCGCCGGGTCGGTGAGCCACGCCGCCAGGCGCGTGTCGTTGGTGAACAGGAGCAGCCCGCTGGTGGCCAGGTCGAGGCGCCCCACCGCCTGCACGCCGGCCGCCACGGCATCGGCCGGCAGCAGGTCGTACACGGTCGGTCGTCCCTGCGGGTCGACCCGCGTCGTCACGTACCCGCGGGGCTTGTGCAGCGCGATGACGCGCGTCGCCTGCCGGCGCGCCGGCGCCTCGTCGACCCGCAGGTCGTCGCGCTCGGGCGACACGAGACGACCGGGCTCGCGCACCACCTCGCCGCCCACCCGCACGCGCCCCTCGAGCACCGCCGCGATAGCCTGGCGGCGCGAGAGCACGCCCAGCTTGGAGAGCGCGCGCGCCAGCGGCACGCGGCCCTGCGCTCGGGCATCCCCACGTGTCGCCGCCGGCCTCGGCCGGTGAGTGCGTGACGTCGCGTTAGACTGCCGCATGCGTTTCGCCATTGTCGCTCCGGCCGTCGTGCTGGTCGCGAGCACCGCGGTCGCCCAGCCCATCGCCCCCAGTATCCCGTCGGCCTCCCGTGTCGCCCCGAGGCCGGCCCCGAGCGAGGGCGAAGCGGTCCCGTCGAAGGCGCAGTTGCAGTGGCAGCGGATGGAGATGAACGCCTTCGTGCACTTCGGGCCCAACGCCTTCACCGGCGCCGAGTGGGGGTCGGGGCGCGAGCAGCCCACCATCTTCAACCCGAAGGAACTCGACGCGCGCCAGTGGGTGAAGGCCTTCAAGGCCGCCGGCATGAAGGGCGTGATCGTCACCGCCAAGCACCACGACGGCTTCTGCCTGTGGCCGACGAAGGAATCCACGCACACGGTGGCGGCCAGCCCGTGGCGCGGCGGCAAGGGCGACCTGCTGCGCGAGCTGTCGGATGCGGCGCGCGCCGAGGGCCTGAAGTTCGGCGTGTACCTCTCGCCGTGGGACCGCAACCACCCGACCTACGGCACGCCCGAGTACAACGACGTGTTCGTGCGCATGCTCGAGGACGTGCTCGCCAACTACGGCGAGATCTTCGAGGTGTGGTTCGACGGCGCCAACGGCGAGGGCCCCAACGGCAAGCGCCAGGTGTACGACTGGCCGCGCTTCCACGAGGTGGTGCGCCGCCTGCAGCCCAACGCGGTGATCTTCAGCGACGCCGGGCCGGGCATCCGCTGGATCGGCAACGAGCGCGGCGAGGCGCCGCTCACCAACTGGGCGATGCTCGATCGCGACCGCTACGAGCCGGGCACCGGCCTGAGCATGGACCTGCCCGAGGGCTCCGAGCTCGGCAAGTTCTACGTGCCGGGAGAGTGCGACGTGAGCATCCGTCCGGGCTGGTTCTGGCGCGCCGCCGAGAACGGGCGCGTCAAGTCGCCGCGCACGCTGCTGCGCCTCTACGAGTCGTCGGTGGGCCGCAACTGCACCCTGCTGCTCAACGTGCCGCCCGACGACCGCGGCCTCGTGCACGAGAACGACGTCAAGGCGCTCGCCGGCATGCGCGCGCTGGTGGACGCGGTCTACGGGACCTCGCTCGTGCCGGCCGGCGCGAAGGGCACGGCCACCTCGTCGCGCGCCTCGCACGGACCGGCCGCCGTGCTCGACGCCGACCTCGACAGCTACTGGGCGCCGAGCGTGAAGCAGGCCAGCCTGACCATCGACCTCGGCGCGCCGGTCACCTTCGACCGCGTGCGCCTGCAGGAGTACGTCGCCGCCGGCCAGCGCATCTCGCTGTTCGAGATCGAGGCCAACGTCGGCGGCGCCTGGCAGCGCATCGCCACCGGCACCACCATCGGCCACACCCGCATCGTCGCCACCAACGTCACGACGGCGTCGCAGGTGCGGGTGAGAATCCACGACGCGCGCGGCCTGCCGATGCTTGCGTCGGTGTCGATCCACGACTCCTCGCGCGCCAACGGCGTGGCCCCGGCCGACGCGCCGGCGCATTGAGCGCTGACCACCGCGGGCGTCGCCCGATTCCCGATTCCCGATTCCCGACTCCCGACTCCCCATTCCCGATTCCCGATTCCCGACTCCCGACTCCCGACTCCCCATTCCCGACTCCCCATTCCCGATTCCCGTCCCCGATGAACCGACGCCAACTGCTCCAGTCGCTCGCCGTGGCCCCAGCAGCCGCCGCGCTCGCCCGTCCCTCCTTCGCCCAGGCGCCCGCCGGCTCCGCGGCCGACCACGTCATCGCGATCTCGCTCGACGGCGTGCGCACGCAGGAGATGTTCGGCGGGCTCGACAAGGACATCCTGCAGGCCGTGCTCGGGCCGAAGAAGAAGGCCGAGGAGCACCCGCTCTACAAGGCCTACTGGCGCGACACGCGCGAGGCGCGCCGCGAGGCGGTGATGCCGTTCCTGTGGGGCACGTTCCTGAAGGACCACGCGTCGATCGTCGGCGACCGCTGGGCCGGCAGCGTGATGACGCTCGGCAACACGATGCGCTTCAGCTACCCGGGCTACGCCGAGCTGATGACCGGCGTGCCGCACGACGATGTGATCGACAGCAACGACGGCAGGTACTACCCGTTCGAGACGGTGCTGCAGTTCCTGCGCCGCGAGTTCGCGCTGCCGCAGGAAGGCGTCGCCTGCTTCGGGTCGTGGGACGTCTTCAAGTACATCCCGAACTCGAAGGCCGGCGACGTGTTCACCAATGCCGGCTACGAGGACTACCCGTCCACCGACCCGCGCATCGCGGCGCTCAACGCCGCGCAGCACATGACCGTGCCGGCGTGGGACACCGCCCGCTACGACCACTACACCTGGCAGTTCGCGCTTCATCACCTGCAGCAGCACAAGCCGAAAGCGATGTGGATCGGCCTGGACGAGACCGACGACTGGTCGCACAACAAGTCGTACGTGCGCGTGATCGAGTACCTGCACCGGTTCGACGGCTGGCTGAAGGACCTGTGGACCCTGCTGCAGGCCACGCCCGGGTTCGCGGGGCGGACGGCGCTGATGATCGTGACCGACCACGGGCGCGGCAACGGCGCGGCCGACTGGAGCAGCCACGGCAAGGACACCGAGGGCGCCCAGTACGTGTGGGCGATCGTGTCGGCGCCGCACTGGCCGGCGCGCGGGCTGTGGAAGGCCGGGCACGCACCGGCGTCGCAGAGCCAGGTGGCGGCCACCCTCGCCTCGCTGGTGGGCAAGGACTGGAAGGCGGCGTCGCCGAAGGCCGGCGCGCCGCTCGCGCCGCCGAAGTGATCGGATTCTCCGAGGTCCGCGCCGGGCAGCAGTGCCTGCTTCGCGCCTACAAGGTAGGGCGCGATGTCCCCATCGCGCCGCTCTCCGCCCTCGACGGCCGGGTGGGGACACCCGGCCCTACCTCGATGCGGCCCGAATCCGACCCGCTTGCGGACGTACGTGCGCTCGCGCGGCCGTTGTTCGCGGGCGCGGAGTCGGCCCAGGGCGATGCGGCGCGCACCCGGGCGTTGATGGACGCGGGTTGCCCGCGCATCGTCGACGCGGTGGTCGAGGCCGACGGGCTGCGCGTGCGGGTGGACGTGCTCGAGCGCACCGCGCGCGGGCGCTGGATCGCGGTGCTGATCCGCAACGGCGTGCGCGTGTCGTGGAGCCTGGCCGACCGGGCGGCGTTCACGCTGCACGTGCTGCGCGCCGCCGGCCATCACGTGGCTGCGGTGCACGCGATGCTGCTCGACGAGACCTACGAGCGCCCCGACGCCGGCCCCGTGGACCCGCACCGCCTGTTCGTGCGCCGCAGCGTCTCGTTCGCGGCGGGTCGGCGTCGGCTCCTGCGGATCGCGGCATCGGTTGCCGCCACGCGCGCCGCGCTGGCCTCTCCCGACCGCCCCGCGATCGCGCCGGGCGCGCACTGTCGCGACAGCCGCGACGGCTGTCCGTTCCTCGACGACTGCACCGCGCACCTGCCGGCCGACTGGACCGGCTGGTTCCCGCGCAAGGACAAGCCGCCGATCCGCGAGTGGCTCGCGCAGGGCTTCGTGCGCATGGCCGCCGTGCCGGTCGAGGGGCGGCAGTTGCCGCGTGGCGCCGAGCACGCCAGGCTGGCGAGCCGCGCCGGCGGGCAGTACGTGGCGCCAACGCTCGCCGCGGCGCTCGCGCCGGCCGGTCCCCCGGCCTACTACCTCGACTTCGAGTGCGTGTCGCCGGCCGTGCCCCTCTACGCCGGCACGCGGCCGTACGCGGTGGTGCCCTTCCTGTGGTCCGTGCACCATGACGATGCGGCGGGGAACCTCACGCACGTGGACGACCTCGCCCCGCCCTCGACGGACCCGCCGCTGCGCCGCATGGCCGAGGGGCTCATCGCCGCCCTCGGCCCATCGTCGGGCGAGCCGATCGTCGTCTACAGCAGCTACGAGTGGGAGCGGCTGCGCGACCTGGCGCAGGCGCTGCCCGATCTCGCCGAGCCGTTGCAGGCGATCCAGGCGCGGCTGGTGGATCTGCTCGAGGTGGTGCGCGAGCACGTGTACGACCTGCGGTTCCGGGGCTCGTTCTCGATCAAGGCGGTGGCGCCGGCGCTGGCGCCCGAGGTGACCTACGACGGCCTCGGCATCCGCGACGGCCTGGCGGCGGCCCATGCCTACGAGGCGGTCCTGCGCGGGTTGGACCGGGTCCATCCCGGAGGTGTAGCCCCCGGCCCTGACCGACGGGCCCAGGTGCTCGCGGACCTGCGCGCCTACTGCGCCCGCGACACCCTCGCGATGGTCGCCCTCCACCGCGCGCTGCTCCGTCTGCGCCACGCGTAGGCGCCGCCCTCGGGCGACGCACCGCCCGCTCGGACGCCGTTGCTCGGGCACGGTGCCCCGGAAGGGTCGGGCGCGGTGCCCCGGAAGGGTCGGGCGCGGTGCCCCGGAAGGGTCGGGCGCGGCGTCCCCGAAGGGTAGGGCGCGGTGTCCCGGAGGGGTAGGGCGCGGTGTCCCACCGCGCCGTTGGTCCCCGTTCCCGCCACTGCCCGCTGCGCGGTTCCCGGTGCCCGGTGCCCACTGCCCGCGCGCGCATTCCGGTGCCCGGATCCCGGTGCCCGGTGCCCGCTTCCCCTATTGACGCCCCTGCGGCGCAGGCGCACAGTCAGGATGACCTCACAGGAGTCGACGTTGTGCTGCCCGACGATGTGCTGGATTGGTGGGAGTATCACGAAGGCCGGCGATGCGTGCTGGCGGCGTGGAAGCACCACCGGCAGCGCGCCGAGGGCGAGCGCACCTCGTTCGACGGCTACGACCAGCGCGAGCGGGTGCGCGGCCTGGCGCAGCTGCGGTGGCCGGGCGGGCAGGACACCTGGCAGGCCGGGCCGCTCGAGGCGACGATCGAGCAGCGCACGCAGCAGCTGATCGCGCAGGGCGTGCCGGCGATCTTCCGGGCGGGATTCACGGCGGGCGGGTCGTCGGTGAGCATCGACGTGCTCGAGCGGCGACCCGACGGCAGCTGGACGGCGGTACTGCTGGCGACGCGGCTGCACCTCGACGACTTCCTCATCGAGCAGGCGGCGCTGACGCTGCACGTGCTGCGGGCGGCCAGCGTCGCGGTGGCGGCGATCCACCTGCTGCACGTGGACGTGCACTACGCGCGGGTGCCCGGGCCGATCGATCCGTTCCTGTTCTTCGGTCGCCGGTCGCTGACGATCCGGGCGGCGCGGGCGCTGCCGCGGGTGGTGGCGCGGCTCGAGCAGCTGCAGCAACTGGTGGCGGAGCGGCGGGCGCCGGTGGTGCCCAAGGGGACGCACTGTGCGTGCTGCGCGTTCACGGCGCAGTGCGTGGACTCGCTGCCGGCCGACTGGACGGGGCACTTCCCGCACGAGCCGGGGCCGTCGGTGGACGAGTGGATTGCCAACGGCTGGGACCGGATGGGCGACGTGCCCGACGCGGAGGGGCTCGGGCCGAAGCGGCTGCGGGCGCGGCAGGCGGCGTTGCAGGGGCACATGGCGGTGGATCCGGGGTTGCCGGAGGCGTTGAAGGCGTTCGGGCCGCCGGCGTTCTACCTGGACTTCGAGAGCCTGGTATCGCTGATCCCGGTCTTCGAGGGGACGCGGCCGGCGCAGCACATCCCGTTCCTGTGGTCGCTGCACCACGTGGACACCGAGGGGCGGCTGACGCACATCGACGAGATCGTGCCGCCGGGCGAGGATCCGCGGCGTCGGTTTGCCGAGAGCCTTGTGGAGGCGGTGGGGTCGTACTGGGAGCCGATCATCGTCTACAGC from Luteitalea sp. TBR-22 includes:
- a CDS encoding DUF2779 domain-containing protein — its product is MLPDDVLDWWEYHEGRRCVLAAWKHHRQRAEGERTSFDGYDQRERVRGLAQLRWPGGQDTWQAGPLEATIEQRTQQLIAQGVPAIFRAGFTAGGSSVSIDVLERRPDGSWTAVLLATRLHLDDFLIEQAALTLHVLRAASVAVAAIHLLHVDVHYARVPGPIDPFLFFGRRSLTIRAARALPRVVARLEQLQQLVAERRAPVVPKGTHCACCAFTAQCVDSLPADWTGHFPHEPGPSVDEWIANGWDRMGDVPDAEGLGPKRLRARQAALQGHMAVDPGLPEALKAFGPPAFYLDFESLVSLIPVFEGTRPAQHIPFLWSLHHVDTEGRLTHIDEIVPPGEDPRRRFAESLVEAVGSYWEPIIVYSDYESWRLQELAELFPDLAPALQRIRGRLVDLLELVRDHVYDLNFLGNYSLKAIGPVLAPGLTYKGLSIKDGLTASRAYASLIDAQVGEDDVAIALHDLRRYCERDTLALVDVHRTLMNLANGVTTTPEGAVSWPSVQG